From the genome of Spartobacteria bacterium:
GCCGATCTGCAAACTCACGGCATAGCCGGGAACAGATGAACCGTGCACCTGGTCGCCACTGAGTATAGCCACGCCGTCACCACCACGGAACAGATACAAACTGTTAAATTTGCCGGATGATGTCGCACCGCTGGTAATACGGGTGATTTCATCCTGCATCTGATTAAATTCTTTTTGAAGGTTGTTACGGTCAACCTGAGATTTTGTCCCGTCGTTGGCCATAATAGCCAACTCAGCCATGCGCCCGAGCATGTCATGAATTTTCTGCATCCATGAATCGGCGGTCTGAAGGTAGTTGATCTTATTTTCCACATTACCAGCAGCGGCCGATGTATTGCGGTACTGCATGCGAAGACGTTCACTGATGGCTAACCCGGATGGATCATCACCTGCATTATTAATTCGCAATCCCGACGACAGTTTTCCCATCGACGTTCTCATTGATGTAACATTGGCGTTATAGTGCTTCCAAACACCGAACGCAACCGAGTTGTTATATACTTGCATAATTTACTCCTGTTCTTTCGCTCCTGTTGTTCCGCTTTTTCGGACAGCTTGTTCTAAGCACTGCGGATGCCACAGACGGTGTTTTATGAAAAATCATATCAAAAACCTTTATGGCGAAGCCGAAACCCCTGTAAATATTGGGAACAATACGCAATTATGCTTTTCGCTACAGGGAGGTCAAAATTGCCGAAGTACACTCAATGCGTAATTTTGATACGTTGGACACGGTTTGTTTTCACAACATGAATGTATATAAACATGGATTTTCGTGTTGTAAAAACTTCTGATGAAAGTGTAGCGGGATAAAAAACTGATTGGGAAGGTACAGGTTACCCGTGGTTCTTTCGAATAAAATACAGCGGACGTCCCTTTGTTTCTTCATATGTGCGGCTAAGATACTGCCCCAGAACCCCGATGGAAATGAGCTGAACACCACCCATAAAAATAATCACCATAATAATCGATGCCCAACCACGCTCCATGAAACCAAAATCAAAGAACTTGGCGACCAAGATATAAAAAAACCACAAAAATGCTAAACTACAGGCCGTCAGTCCAAATCCCATAGTCCAACGCAGGGGTGATGCAGAAAAGGATGTGATCGCGTCAAGAGCCAAGCGAATTGATTTCCATACCGGATATTTTGTTTCGCCGGCATAACGAGGATCGCGGTCATAATACACAGCATCCTGCCGAAACCCCACCCAGCAGGTCAATCCGCGCATAAAACGATGCGTCTCGCGCAGCTGCTTCATCGCATCCACCACACAGCGGTCAACCAATCGAAAATCACCCGCATTAAGGGGGACATCCACCTTGGCCAACTTGTGGAAAACAGAATAAAATGCCGCTGCAAAAAATTTCTTAAGCCATGTCTCCCCTTTTCTCTCCTTGCGCACCCCATAGATCACTTCCCCTCCGCCATGCCACGCCGTCAGCATATCGACAATAACCTCTGGCGGATCCTGCAAATCGGCGTCAATGATGACCGCCGCATCGGCATCACACACATCCAACCCCGCTGTAATGGCAATCTGATGCCCAAAATTGCGCGACAGCTCAATCACGCGTATCCGATCATCCTGTTCACGCCGTTCAAGCAACCACGACTGAGATCCATCCGTACTGCCATCGTTGATAAATATCATCTGCAGCACCTCGTCACGTTTTGCAAACACAGCCGTCAAGCGACGATACATTTCTGGCAGATTTTTCTCTTCATTCAAAAAAGGAATGATCACAGCAACAACCTGTTTCATGATTTAACAACTCCCTCGACACGCCCAATGTAGCGTTTACGGTACCACCAGAAACCCGCTAAATCCAATATTGTTTTGGGTAAACGGCTTAAATTAGTGTATTTTGACGTGCCATTCACTCGCCGGCGATGATTCACAGGAATCTCAA
Proteins encoded in this window:
- a CDS encoding glycosyltransferase — protein: MKQVVAVIIPFLNEEKNLPEMYRRLTAVFAKRDEVLQMIFINDGSTDGSQSWLLERREQDDRIRVIELSRNFGHQIAITAGLDVCDADAAVIIDADLQDPPEVIVDMLTAWHGGGEVIYGVRKERKGETWLKKFFAAAFYSVFHKLAKVDVPLNAGDFRLVDRCVVDAMKQLRETHRFMRGLTCWVGFRQDAVYYDRDPRYAGETKYPVWKSIRLALDAITSFSASPLRWTMGFGLTACSLAFLWFFYILVAKFFDFGFMERGWASIIMVIIFMGGVQLISIGVLGQYLSRTYEETKGRPLYFIRKNHG